The Crocinitomicaceae bacterium genome includes a region encoding these proteins:
- a CDS encoding TonB-dependent receptor plug domain-containing protein, with amino-acid sequence MQKYFLAGAIILSTGIYAQTTNENEPKDDTLNPNEAVFVTSLEELDNNGGDQNTSGLLQSSRDVFASAAGFNFSAARFKIRGYNSDQTAILINGMPINDPESGWGEWYLWGGLNDVTRYSETKNWLTSNPYHFGGIGGYTNVNLRASNIRAGSRLSYAVTNRAYRHRLMYTYGTGELKNGWTFALSLSGRYAYEGYIEGTFYEAFSYFAAAEKKINDNHTLSFSILGAPTRQGKQSISTQETYDLSGDIYYNSYWGYQTLADGTRIKRNSRVQNTHMPVFIFTHDWKIDNNSKLSTSVYGTFGKSGQTALNWNDDKDPRPDYYKYLPSYYAATGDSINELSMYNNWQTVDGRQVDWDQLYFANSKNLYTVENANGTSGNTVEGNRAKYIVENQWNNQLCGGFGSTYNRTMDKLSITTGLFLQTQRNHYFKTIEDLMGADFWLDVDQFAEQDFVDPTASQNDLQNQNKLVEVGDVFGYNYYIWNLKTELFAQAEYTTNKIDFYGAIELSEKLFWRDGLYQTGRFPDNSFGKSETHDFFNYAVKAGAVYKISGRQFITVNGAYLTQAPTSRNAYISPRTRDFVAGNLENETIYTGDVSYILRYPKLKMRLTYYYTERKNAILLKQFYHDEFNAMVNYHMQGVNYLDQGIEFGIDANIWGGFSVNAVAAYGQHLYNSRPTATITVDNSSEVLAEGRLIYLQNYKIGGMPQSAYSFGIKYSGKKYWFAGANINYYADIYLDPNPDRRTEEALEGYVETDPQVSEILDQTKLENGYSISLFAGKSFKISNYFLNINVNINNLTNNQTFVTGGFEQLRYDTQNIGKFPPKLGYMYGLNYFVMATLRF; translated from the coding sequence ATGCAAAAATATTTTCTGGCAGGCGCAATAATTCTGTCAACAGGCATTTACGCGCAAACAACAAATGAAAACGAACCGAAGGACGATACCTTAAATCCAAACGAAGCCGTTTTTGTTACTTCATTAGAAGAATTGGATAATAACGGCGGTGACCAAAACACCAGTGGTTTATTGCAATCATCGCGTGATGTTTTTGCATCAGCAGCAGGATTTAATTTCAGTGCGGCACGTTTTAAAATTCGCGGATACAATTCGGATCAAACCGCAATTCTGATCAACGGAATGCCAATCAATGACCCTGAGAGCGGTTGGGGCGAATGGTATTTGTGGGGCGGATTAAATGATGTAACCCGTTATTCAGAAACCAAAAATTGGTTAACAAGCAATCCTTATCATTTTGGAGGCATTGGAGGATATACCAATGTAAATTTGCGTGCATCCAATATTCGCGCCGGATCACGATTATCTTATGCGGTAACTAATCGTGCGTACAGACATCGGTTAATGTACACGTATGGAACCGGAGAGTTGAAGAATGGTTGGACATTTGCTCTTTCTCTTTCTGGTCGTTATGCTTATGAAGGATATATTGAAGGAACATTTTACGAGGCCTTCAGTTATTTTGCCGCTGCTGAGAAAAAAATAAATGATAATCACACGCTATCATTCTCTATTTTAGGTGCACCAACCCGACAAGGAAAACAATCTATCTCAACACAAGAGACCTATGATTTGTCTGGTGATATCTATTATAATTCTTATTGGGGATATCAAACATTGGCAGACGGAACACGCATTAAAAGAAATTCACGCGTGCAAAATACTCACATGCCGGTTTTTATTTTTACACATGATTGGAAAATTGACAACAATTCAAAATTGTCAACTTCTGTTTACGGAACATTTGGAAAATCTGGACAAACTGCGTTGAACTGGAATGATGATAAAGACCCGCGCCCTGATTACTATAAATATCTCCCATCTTATTACGCTGCAACCGGTGATAGCATTAATGAATTGAGCATGTATAATAATTGGCAAACTGTTGATGGCAGACAAGTGGACTGGGATCAACTCTATTTTGCGAATTCAAAAAATTTATACACGGTTGAAAATGCAAATGGAACAAGTGGAAATACCGTTGAAGGGAACCGTGCAAAATATATTGTAGAAAATCAATGGAACAACCAGTTGTGTGGTGGTTTTGGTTCTACTTATAACCGCACCATGGATAAATTATCTATCACCACAGGTTTGTTCTTGCAAACTCAACGCAACCATTATTTCAAAACTATTGAAGATTTGATGGGAGCAGATTTTTGGCTGGATGTTGATCAATTTGCCGAACAAGATTTTGTTGATCCAACAGCCTCACAAAATGATTTGCAAAATCAAAACAAACTAGTTGAAGTAGGGGATGTTTTTGGGTACAATTATTATATCTGGAATTTAAAAACTGAACTTTTTGCACAGGCAGAATACACAACGAATAAAATTGATTTCTATGGTGCAATTGAATTGTCTGAAAAATTATTTTGGCGTGATGGATTATATCAAACCGGACGATTCCCTGATAACTCATTTGGAAAATCAGAGACCCATGACTTTTTTAACTACGCAGTGAAAGCAGGTGCAGTATACAAAATAAGCGGGCGTCAATTTATTACCGTAAACGGCGCATACCTCACACAGGCACCTACCTCACGCAATGCCTACATATCACCGCGCACCCGTGATTTTGTTGCAGGCAATCTTGAAAATGAAACTATTTATACCGGTGATGTGAGTTATATTTTGCGCTATCCTAAATTGAAAATGCGCTTGACGTATTATTATACTGAGCGCAAAAATGCTATTCTGCTTAAACAATTTTATCATGATGAATTTAATGCTATGGTAAACTATCACATGCAGGGTGTAAATTATCTGGATCAGGGAATTGAATTTGGTATTGACGCCAATATTTGGGGAGGATTTTCTGTTAACGCTGTTGCTGCTTACGGTCAACATTTATACAATTCACGCCCAACGGCAACTATTACGGTGGACAATTCATCAGAAGTTTTAGCAGAAGGAAGATTGATCTATTTGCAGAATTATAAAATTGGTGGAATGCCACAATCAGCTTATTCTTTTGGTATAAAATATTCAGGTAAAAAATATTGGTTTGCCGGGGCAAATATTAATTACTATGCAGATATCTATCTTGATCCAAATCCTGATCGTCGTACTGAAGAAGCGCTGGAAGGTTATGTTGAAACTGATCCGCAGGTAAGTGAAATTCTGGATCAAACTAAATTGGAAAATGGATATTCAATCAGTTTGTTTGCCGGAAAATCTTTCAAAATTTCCAACTACTTTTTAAACATCAACGTCAATATTAATAACCTGACCAACAATCAAACTTTTGTCACCGGCGGATTTGAACAATTGCGCTATGATACACAGAACATCGGTAAATTTCCTCCTAAGTTGGGATATATGTATGGGCTGAATTATTTTGTAATGGCAACGTTGCGCTTTTAA